The following coding sequences lie in one uncultured Bacteroides sp. genomic window:
- a CDS encoding RelA/SpoT family protein, whose amino-acid sequence MEDTSFFTNREVVELRSLYKRLLYTVGDSIGREEIQKLKKHLFEAVQANCMQRNSFDMNPIIRDMQTAIIVSEEIGMKGSCLTGIMLHDMVKYNFCTIETIREMYGEDVAVIIKGLVKTSELYAKSAAIESENFRNLLISFAEDMRVILIMIADRVNIMRQIKNSPNAEDRLKVANESAYLYAPLAHKLGLYKLKSELEDLSLKYMRKDTYYQIKDKLNETKASRDKYIQTFIEPIKKKLEEAGLTFDIKGRTKSIHSIWNKMMKQKTSFEGIYDLFAIRIIIDTEIEKEKSDCWQAYSIITDMYQPNPKRLRDWLSIPKSNGYESLHVTVMGPEGKWVEVQIRTHRMDDIAERGLAAHWKYKGIKGESGLDEWLTSVREALENAEDDSMKIMDRFKLDLYEDEVFVFTPKGDLFKLPKGATVLDFAFHIHSKLGCKCIGARLNGKNVQLRQTLNSGDQVEITTSNTQFPKQDWLNIVTTSKARNKIRQELKEMASKQTDFAKETLQRKFKNRKLEYDEALMMRLIKKLGFKTVTEFHQRIADETLDVNDILEKYTEMMKKEIEMHEDIPYRSAETYNLQTVVDEKVTKDDVLVIDQNLKGLDFKLAKCCSPIYGDDVFGFVTVTGGIKIHRVDCPNAPQMMERFGYRIVKARWAGKAAGKQYPITLRVIGHDDIGIVTNITSIISKEKDVNLRSIGINSNDGLFSGTLTVTIDDTSRLDALIKKLQSIKGVKQVSRN is encoded by the coding sequence ATGGAAGATACCTCATTTTTCACAAATAGAGAAGTAGTAGAACTACGTTCCTTATACAAAAGATTATTGTATACAGTCGGTGACAGCATTGGCCGGGAAGAAATACAGAAGTTGAAGAAACACCTTTTTGAGGCCGTTCAAGCCAACTGTATGCAGCGCAACAGTTTTGACATGAATCCAATAATCAGGGATATGCAAACTGCAATTATTGTATCAGAAGAGATCGGCATGAAAGGTTCCTGTCTCACAGGAATCATGTTACACGACATGGTAAAATACAACTTTTGTACCATTGAAACCATACGTGAGATGTATGGAGAAGATGTGGCTGTTATTATAAAAGGACTGGTAAAAACTAGCGAACTGTATGCAAAGAGTGCGGCGATCGAATCAGAAAACTTTCGTAATTTACTGATTTCTTTTGCTGAGGATATGCGGGTAATTCTGATCATGATTGCCGACAGAGTGAACATCATGCGACAGATAAAAAACTCTCCCAACGCAGAAGATCGTTTGAAAGTGGCCAATGAATCAGCCTATCTCTATGCTCCGCTGGCACACAAGCTGGGTTTATATAAGTTAAAATCTGAGCTAGAAGATCTTTCACTCAAATACATGCGCAAGGATACTTATTACCAGATTAAAGATAAGCTAAACGAAACAAAAGCATCCCGCGATAAATATATTCAGACCTTTATTGAGCCAATCAAAAAGAAGTTGGAAGAAGCCGGATTGACGTTTGACATAAAGGGACGTACAAAATCCATTCATTCAATCTGGAACAAGATGATGAAGCAAAAAACGTCTTTTGAAGGCATTTATGATTTGTTTGCTATTCGCATTATCATTGACACGGAAATTGAAAAAGAAAAATCAGATTGCTGGCAGGCTTATTCCATTATTACGGACATGTATCAGCCTAACCCCAAACGTTTACGCGACTGGCTTTCTATCCCTAAAAGTAATGGATATGAGTCGCTGCATGTTACAGTAATGGGGCCTGAAGGCAAATGGGTGGAAGTTCAGATCAGAACCCACCGAATGGACGACATCGCCGAACGAGGTCTGGCAGCTCACTGGAAATATAAAGGAATTAAGGGAGAAAGCGGGTTGGATGAATGGCTCACCTCCGTACGGGAAGCTTTAGAAAATGCAGAAGATGATTCAATGAAAATAATGGATCGGTTCAAGCTTGATCTATATGAAGATGAGGTGTTTGTTTTCACACCCAAAGGAGATTTATTTAAGTTGCCCAAAGGAGCCACTGTTCTGGATTTTGCTTTTCATATTCACAGCAAACTAGGATGTAAATGTATTGGTGCGAGGTTAAACGGCAAGAATGTTCAGCTTAGACAAACCCTTAACAGCGGAGATCAGGTAGAAATTACCACTTCCAACACTCAATTTCCGAAACAGGATTGGTTGAACATTGTTACAACGTCTAAAGCTCGTAACAAAATTCGCCAGGAACTGAAGGAAATGGCAAGCAAACAAACTGACTTTGCAAAGGAAACGTTACAAAGGAAATTCAAAAATCGCAAGCTTGAATATGATGAAGCTTTGATGATGCGTTTGATTAAAAAGCTTGGATTCAAAACAGTAACGGAATTTCATCAGAGGATAGCAGACGAAACACTCGATGTTAATGATATTCTGGAGAAATATACGGAGATGATGAAGAAGGAGATAGAAATGCACGAAGATATCCCCTACCGAAGTGCGGAAACTTATAATCTTCAGACTGTTGTAGATGAAAAAGTTACTAAAGATGATGTTTTGGTAATTGACCAGAATCTGAAAGGGCTGGATTTTAAACTTGCTAAATGTTGTAGCCCAATCTATGGTGATGATGTATTTGGTTTTGTTACAGTAACCGGAGGTATAAAAATTCACCGTGTAGACTGTCCCAATGCTCCTCAAATGATGGAACGTTTCGGTTATCGCATTGTGAAAGCTCGCTGGGCAGGAAAAGCTGCTGGCAAACAATACCCTATCACTCTGAGAGTAATAGGACATGATGACATTGGTATCGTAACCAATATTACTTCTATAATATCAAAGGAGAAGGATGTTAATCTAAGATCAATTGGTATTAACTCAAACGATGGACTTTTCTCTGGTACATTGACCGTTACAATTGATGACACTTCACGACTGGATGCATTAATTAAAAAACTTCAGAGCATAAAAGGTGTAAAGCAAGTAAGCCGAAATTAA
- a CDS encoding diacylglycerol kinase family protein, producing MEKFSVKKRLKSFAYAWKGIGSFICKEHNAWIHSGITTAVIICGFAFHITVTEWIAIILCIGLVFTAEAFNTAIERLVNLVSPEQNNAAGDVKDIAAGAVLICAIVAAIVGLVIFAPYWIALF from the coding sequence ATGGAGAAATTCAGTGTAAAGAAACGATTGAAAAGCTTCGCCTATGCCTGGAAGGGTATAGGGAGCTTTATTTGCAAAGAACACAACGCATGGATACACTCTGGCATTACGACAGCTGTAATCATTTGTGGATTTGCGTTTCATATTACTGTAACTGAATGGATAGCAATCATTCTTTGTATTGGACTGGTCTTTACCGCAGAGGCTTTCAATACAGCCATTGAACGACTTGTGAATTTAGTTTCTCCGGAACAAAACAACGCTGCAGGTGATGTAAAAGATATTGCTGCAGGTGCAGTATTAATATGCGCAATTGTTGCTGCAATAGTTGGATTAGTTATATTTGCACCTTATTGGATTGCACTTTTCTAA